A stretch of the Synechocystis sp. PCC 7338 genome encodes the following:
- a CDS encoding SpoIIE family protein phosphatase: MNHSIKSVDIESATAFIRHELRTPINAIVGYGEMVQEELTDANSPLAEELDALLVEAQKLLEAINLFVKHSDGEEKSDFHKLFSTIPHSTNSSITKIILSCNNLLKAEECVNQLGLTEDIKKIELAALRLQGLVNNIESIFTNFLESLNPVHEADLSPQLTSASSSTTNEIILGSIKTNSIEGRELLTGKILVVDDSPSNLDLFFQHLTRKGHTVTTCLSAKEALNLLESQSYDLILLDLLMPETNGDQFLEYLKTSVEFQHIPVIIVSALDEFQSIIRCIEMGAEDFLPKPFDPVLLKARIGSSLEKKRLRDQEKLYTQQVEALSKIMAKELEKGRQMQKNFLPAHLLTRKGWEFTAYFSPAQQLAGDFYDLFELPGDRLGVVVADVCDKGVGAALFMGLFRSLIRIFSGQAALDGLINPSFNLPGGQDLKINLNDLLDGVNFEPLESIKLINNYVAFNHSEASMFATIFFGILEPSTGKLSYINGGHEPVFIVDANHQLKAKLTSTGPAVGMLPDLEFKTGAVILEPGDLLLSYTDGVTEAKSPAGNFFGKEKLLEALGSQFNSVDQLMLNIKNSLGEHMGEAEQFDDITLLAVKFQAS, translated from the coding sequence ATGAATCATTCTATTAAGTCAGTTGATATAGAAAGCGCTACTGCTTTCATTCGTCATGAACTCAGAACTCCCATTAATGCAATTGTTGGCTACGGAGAAATGGTTCAAGAAGAGCTCACGGATGCCAACTCCCCCCTAGCAGAAGAATTAGATGCATTACTAGTAGAGGCACAAAAATTACTTGAAGCTATCAACTTATTTGTTAAGCATTCTGACGGAGAAGAGAAGTCGGATTTTCATAAGCTTTTTTCCACTATTCCCCATAGCACTAATTCTTCTATTACTAAAATTATTCTTTCCTGTAATAATTTACTCAAAGCAGAGGAATGTGTTAATCAACTCGGCCTTACTGAAGACATTAAAAAAATAGAATTAGCGGCCTTGCGCTTACAGGGATTAGTGAATAATATTGAATCGATTTTCACTAATTTTTTAGAGTCATTAAATCCTGTTCACGAAGCCGATTTATCTCCTCAATTAACTTCTGCATCTTCCTCAACTACCAACGAAATAATTTTGGGTAGCATCAAAACTAATAGTATTGAGGGAAGGGAACTGCTAACGGGAAAAATTTTAGTGGTAGATGATAGTCCTAGCAATTTAGATTTATTTTTTCAGCACTTAACCCGTAAAGGTCATACAGTTACCACTTGTTTAAGTGCGAAGGAAGCATTGAACCTCCTCGAAAGTCAGAGTTATGATCTAATCTTGCTGGATCTGTTAATGCCGGAGACTAATGGAGACCAGTTTTTAGAATATTTAAAAACCAGTGTAGAGTTTCAGCATATTCCGGTCATTATTGTTTCAGCTTTAGATGAATTTCAAAGTATTATTCGTTGCATTGAAATGGGAGCAGAGGACTTTTTGCCCAAGCCTTTTGATCCAGTGTTGCTCAAAGCCCGCATTGGTTCTTCCTTAGAAAAAAAGCGTTTACGGGATCAAGAAAAATTATACACCCAACAGGTGGAAGCCCTTTCAAAAATAATGGCCAAGGAGCTAGAGAAAGGTAGGCAAATGCAAAAGAATTTTTTGCCAGCCCATTTATTAACTAGGAAAGGATGGGAATTTACCGCTTACTTTAGTCCTGCTCAACAACTGGCTGGGGATTTTTATGATTTGTTCGAGCTTCCAGGCGATCGCCTGGGGGTGGTAGTGGCAGACGTTTGCGACAAAGGGGTAGGAGCGGCATTATTTATGGGACTATTTCGCAGTTTAATTCGTATTTTTTCGGGGCAAGCGGCCCTGGATGGTTTAATCAATCCTTCCTTTAATTTACCTGGCGGCCAAGATCTAAAAATCAACCTAAACGATTTGCTGGATGGCGTTAATTTTGAACCATTGGAGTCTATTAAATTAATCAATAATTACGTCGCTTTTAACCACAGCGAAGCTAGTATGTTTGCGACAATTTTCTTTGGTATTCTAGAGCCTAGCACAGGAAAATTATCTTATATTAATGGTGGTCACGAACCAGTTTTTATTGTTGACGCTAACCATCAATTAAAAGCCAAATTAACTTCTACTGGGCCAGCAGTGGGGATGTTGCCGGATTTGGAATTTAAGACGGGGGCAGTAATTTTAGAACCGGGGGATTTATTGTTGTCCTATACCGATGGTGTAACGGAAGCTAAATCACCTGCAGGCAATTTCTTTGGCAAGGAAAAACTATTAGAAGCCCTAGGTAGTCAGTTTAATTCCGTTGACCAGTTAATGCTTAATATCAAAAATTCCCTGGGCGAGCATATGGGGGAAGCGGAGCAGTTTGATGACATTACTTTACTGGCGGTTAAATTTCAAGCAAGCTAA
- a CDS encoding response regulator — protein sequence MESMTKILLVEDNEMNRDMLSRRLGRKGYEVVMAVDGEQAVTMAISESPQLILMDMSLPVMDGWTATKQIKSHPDGAHIPIIALTAHAMASDRERAIAAGCDDYDTKPIEIKRLLQKIEVLIN from the coding sequence ATTGAATCTATGACTAAGATTCTCCTGGTTGAAGACAATGAAATGAATCGTGACATGCTATCCCGTCGTTTGGGGCGCAAGGGATATGAAGTAGTAATGGCTGTTGACGGTGAACAGGCAGTGACCATGGCTATCTCAGAGTCTCCCCAACTTATCCTCATGGACATGAGTTTGCCGGTCATGGATGGCTGGACTGCTACTAAGCAAATTAAAAGTCATCCTGATGGGGCTCACATTCCCATCATTGCCCTAACCGCCCATGCCATGGCTAGTGATCGAGAGAGGGCGATCGCCGCCGGCTGTGACGACTATGATACCAAGCCGATTGAAATTAAGCGCCTATTGCAAAAAATAGAGGTATTAATTAATTAA
- a CDS encoding S1 RNA-binding domain-containing protein — translation MPSSPNSAAFSLDEFAKALDKHDYHAEKGQTVHGKVCQHANEGVYVDFGGKSPGFVPLQELGLRPHAEIEESFPLDSAWDFLVTSEQNDEGQVRLSRRQLQIQQSWENLAELEESGKTLEMVITGTNKGGVVGDVEGLRGFIPRSHLMHKDNMEALVGQVLKAHILEANRDNNKLVLTQRRIQQAESMGKIAAGNIYEGKVAKIQPYGVFVEIEGVTGLLHVSQVSGTRVDSLNTLFTFGQAISVYVQEIDEYKNRISLSTRILETYPGELVEKFDEMMVDAPNRLPLVQSKQNLHDKQEQLEKN, via the coding sequence ATGCCTTCTTCCCCCAACAGTGCAGCCTTTTCCCTTGACGAATTTGCCAAAGCCCTAGACAAACACGATTACCATGCTGAGAAAGGCCAAACCGTCCATGGCAAAGTCTGCCAGCACGCTAACGAGGGAGTTTATGTGGATTTTGGTGGTAAATCCCCTGGCTTTGTCCCTCTGCAGGAATTAGGATTAAGGCCCCACGCAGAGATTGAGGAAAGTTTTCCCCTCGACAGTGCTTGGGATTTCCTCGTCACCAGTGAGCAAAATGATGAAGGGCAAGTAAGGCTTTCCCGGCGTCAGTTGCAAATCCAGCAATCTTGGGAAAATTTGGCAGAGTTGGAGGAGAGTGGCAAAACCCTAGAAATGGTTATCACTGGCACCAATAAGGGCGGTGTCGTCGGGGATGTGGAAGGATTGCGCGGTTTTATTCCCCGGTCGCACCTCATGCACAAAGACAATATGGAGGCCCTGGTGGGGCAAGTGCTGAAAGCCCATATCCTTGAGGCTAACCGGGATAACAATAAATTGGTGTTGACCCAGCGTCGCATTCAACAGGCTGAATCCATGGGCAAAATTGCGGCGGGCAATATCTACGAAGGCAAAGTGGCCAAAATCCAGCCCTATGGCGTGTTTGTAGAAATTGAAGGGGTAACGGGGCTACTCCATGTCAGCCAAGTCAGTGGTACTAGGGTCGATTCTCTCAATACCCTGTTCACGTTTGGCCAAGCCATCAGTGTCTATGTCCAGGAAATTGACGAGTATAAAAATCGCATTTCCCTTTCCACCCGCATTTTGGAAACCTATCCGGGGGAACTGGTAGAAAAATTTGACGAGATGATGGTCGATGCCCCCAATCGCTTACCCCTGGTACAATCCAAGCAAAATTTGCACGATAAACAGGAACAACTAGAAAAAAATTAA
- a CDS encoding sensor histidine kinase codes for MVSIIKSVRRSLLLKFVLSYFCLSSVVVASIFLVANYRAVKGIENQTFQRLTISNNLKEYQLEQWMESQKDILFLLSEINSIQMGIEMLKNITNDGSDYKAAQQILIDELQEINLFLPHVETINILNTGGIVVASTDLAEIGVYKGIGNQTTYFANINSDFKTVPNFYFSKVYNRPSMTFATSIKHDLTKERIGYLSIDINLNAVDDLIRKRTGLGDTGETFLVGEINNQVSFIAADENKNSTANAPKPNFNTLGINSVMAGNSGQGTYVNYAGTPVLGVYQWIDKYNLALITEISEVEALESARRFTRMLVLVGLVSTALLLIAVYLLSIKITRPILLITKAATDISSGDRGARAPVLGEDELGILAKSFNMMTNELRESYFSLQKKNQELELTQKQLAVANSCLEEKVQQRTEELENTVKALELASSEAEAANATKSIFLANMSHELRTPLNAIIGYSEMLIEEAEDLESEGLVPDLDKILRSGKALLTLINDLLDISKIEAGKMDLYLETFNLNELIAGILDTINPLIKNNNNKLEVEISLESAEMYGDLVKVRQGVLNLLSNASKFTKEGVISFIVKEFKVDEKDWLSFQVKDTGIGMTEEQMSKLFQPFTQADSSTTRKYGGTGLGLAITRKFCQMMGGDIYLTSEMGIGSTFTIKLPKHVQLNSVQND; via the coding sequence ATGGTCTCAATTATCAAGTCAGTGCGAAGAAGTCTGTTGCTGAAGTTCGTGCTTTCCTATTTTTGTCTTTCCAGCGTGGTAGTGGCATCAATTTTTTTAGTTGCTAACTATAGGGCAGTTAAGGGCATAGAGAATCAAACATTCCAACGTTTAACTATTTCCAATAATCTGAAGGAATATCAACTAGAGCAATGGATGGAAAGTCAGAAAGATATACTCTTTCTGCTGAGCGAAATCAATAGCATTCAAATGGGAATTGAAATGCTTAAAAATATAACCAACGACGGTTCTGACTATAAGGCCGCCCAGCAAATTTTAATTGACGAGTTGCAAGAAATTAATCTTTTTCTTCCCCATGTTGAAACTATTAACATTCTCAACACTGGTGGTATTGTAGTGGCCTCTACTGACTTAGCTGAAATCGGTGTCTACAAGGGTATTGGAAATCAGACCACTTATTTTGCCAATATTAATTCTGATTTTAAAACTGTACCAAATTTCTATTTTTCTAAAGTTTATAATCGTCCCAGTATGACTTTTGCTACTAGCATAAAGCATGATCTAACGAAGGAAAGAATTGGTTATTTGAGTATAGATATAAATTTGAATGCCGTTGATGACTTAATTCGTAAGCGCACGGGATTAGGAGATACGGGAGAAACATTTTTGGTTGGAGAAATAAATAATCAAGTTTCGTTTATTGCGGCAGATGAAAATAAAAATTCGACTGCCAATGCCCCCAAGCCAAATTTTAATACCCTAGGAATAAATTCGGTGATGGCCGGCAATAGTGGTCAAGGCACCTATGTTAATTACGCCGGCACGCCCGTGTTGGGAGTATACCAGTGGATAGATAAATATAATTTAGCTTTAATTACTGAAATTAGTGAAGTAGAAGCATTAGAGTCGGCTCGAAGATTTACCCGCATGTTAGTTTTGGTGGGATTGGTGAGCACGGCTTTACTTTTAATTGCGGTTTATCTACTATCTATCAAAATAACCAGACCAATTTTGCTAATTACCAAAGCTGCCACCGATATATCTTCTGGCGATCGGGGAGCTAGGGCCCCGGTGTTGGGAGAAGATGAATTGGGCATTCTAGCCAAGTCCTTTAATATGATGACTAATGAGTTGCGAGAATCCTATTTCAGTTTACAGAAAAAAAATCAAGAATTGGAGTTAACCCAAAAACAGTTAGCGGTGGCTAATTCTTGTTTAGAAGAAAAAGTTCAACAAAGAACTGAAGAATTAGAAAATACGGTTAAAGCTTTGGAATTGGCCAGTTCAGAGGCCGAAGCTGCCAATGCCACGAAAAGTATTTTTCTCGCTAATATGAGCCATGAATTGAGGACTCCCCTGAACGCGATCATTGGTTATAGTGAAATGTTAATTGAGGAAGCTGAAGATTTGGAATCAGAGGGATTGGTACCGGATTTAGACAAGATTTTGCGTTCTGGGAAGGCTTTGTTGACTTTAATCAATGATTTGCTAGACATCTCCAAGATTGAAGCAGGGAAAATGGACCTCTATCTAGAAACTTTTAATCTCAATGAACTAATCGCAGGTATTCTTGATACTATTAATCCTTTGATCAAAAACAATAATAATAAATTAGAAGTGGAAATTTCTCTGGAATCGGCAGAAATGTATGGAGATTTGGTAAAAGTACGGCAAGGGGTGTTAAACCTGCTCAGTAATGCCAGCAAATTCACCAAAGAAGGGGTTATCAGCTTCATAGTCAAAGAATTTAAAGTAGACGAAAAGGATTGGCTTTCTTTTCAAGTCAAAGATACGGGAATTGGCATGACTGAAGAACAAATGTCGAAATTGTTTCAGCCCTTCACCCAGGCAGACTCTTCCACTACCCGTAAATATGGTGGCACTGGCCTAGGTTTGGCTATTACCCGTAAATTTTGTCAGATGATGGGGGGAGATATTTATCTAACTAGTGAAATGGGAATTGGTTCTACTTTTACTATCAAATTACCCAAACATGTCCAGTTAAATTCTGTCCAAAATGATTGA
- the dnaG gene encoding DNA primase encodes MDNLRLHPDTIQEIKQRIDIVEIIGDYVVLKKRGRDHLGLCPFHDEKSPSFSVSPAKQMYYCFGCGAGGNAFNFLMELGKRSFTDVALDLARRYQIQIQTLEPEQKQELQRQLSLREQLYEIMAVAAGFYHHTLFQPQGQEALTYLRQKRCLSSTTIQEFQLGYTPASWETLYRYLVEQKRYPVAAVEQAGLIKARQSGTGYYDQFRHRLMIPIRDIQGRAIAFGSRTLGNDEPKYLNSPETSLFHKSKTLFGLDQAKTAIQKVDEAILVEGYFDVIALHESGIKQTVAALGTALSRDQVQSLMRFSQSKQIIFNFDADKAGINATQRAIQEIEPLVYSGQVNLRILNLPAGKDADEFIHSSPENKEIYQTLVKQAPLWVDWQVQQLLKQKNLKDPLDFEQVARGMVEILKRLTDQNKRAYYLQLCGEILSQGDSRLIGLQVNNLSSQLTYGDRPGQNRSRPWQAKDPTSSLLEKAEALLLKIYLHCPQERSTIDQILTENDLLFSFAHHRLLWQKIDQVREHFNLDSDPDNQLPLLVQLAYLEQEEDFKPVESLFQLTETSEEELFQANLRIPEAIAIMEKVPWENYQKHCFGKLQQLDPCTQAEDFRYYQQQWQKARQEIQRLESQRLNPPVN; translated from the coding sequence ATGGACAATCTCCGTCTCCACCCAGACACCATCCAAGAAATTAAGCAAAGAATAGACATTGTCGAAATTATCGGCGATTATGTTGTGCTGAAGAAAAGGGGACGGGATCACCTTGGTCTATGTCCTTTCCACGACGAAAAGTCACCGAGTTTTAGTGTCAGCCCAGCCAAGCAAATGTATTATTGTTTTGGTTGTGGGGCTGGGGGCAATGCCTTTAATTTCTTAATGGAACTGGGTAAACGTTCCTTTACGGATGTGGCTTTAGACTTGGCCCGCCGCTATCAAATACAAATTCAAACCCTAGAGCCGGAGCAAAAACAAGAATTACAACGGCAACTATCTCTGCGGGAGCAGCTCTATGAAATTATGGCGGTGGCGGCTGGTTTTTATCACCATACTCTTTTTCAGCCCCAAGGACAGGAAGCTCTAACTTATTTACGTCAAAAACGTTGTTTATCTTCCACTACAATTCAAGAATTTCAGTTGGGTTATACCCCGGCTAGTTGGGAAACTCTTTATCGTTACTTGGTAGAGCAAAAACGTTATCCGGTAGCGGCAGTGGAACAGGCTGGTTTAATTAAGGCTCGCCAATCTGGTACTGGATATTATGATCAATTTCGCCATCGTTTAATGATTCCGATTCGGGATATTCAGGGTAGGGCGATTGCTTTTGGTAGCAGAACTTTAGGAAACGATGAGCCCAAATATCTCAATTCTCCAGAGACTTCTTTATTTCATAAAAGCAAGACTTTGTTTGGTTTAGACCAAGCTAAAACTGCTATTCAAAAAGTAGATGAAGCAATTTTAGTAGAGGGCTATTTTGATGTTATTGCCTTGCATGAAAGTGGTATTAAGCAAACGGTGGCGGCCTTGGGTACGGCCCTAAGTCGAGACCAGGTGCAAAGTTTGATGCGTTTTAGTCAATCAAAGCAAATTATTTTTAATTTTGATGCGGATAAAGCGGGCATTAATGCTACCCAACGGGCTATTCAGGAAATTGAGCCTTTGGTTTATAGTGGCCAAGTTAATTTACGTATTTTGAATTTACCAGCGGGGAAAGATGCTGATGAATTTATTCACAGCAGTCCTGAAAATAAAGAAATTTACCAAACTTTAGTTAAGCAGGCTCCCCTCTGGGTGGATTGGCAAGTTCAGCAATTGCTTAAGCAAAAAAATCTTAAAGATCCCCTTGATTTTGAACAGGTAGCCCGGGGTATGGTTGAGATTCTAAAACGTTTAACAGACCAAAATAAACGGGCTTACTATCTACAGTTGTGCGGAGAAATTTTGAGCCAGGGAGACAGTCGTCTAATTGGTTTGCAAGTTAATAATCTTTCCAGTCAACTCACTTATGGCGATCGCCCTGGACAAAATAGGTCTAGGCCTTGGCAGGCCAAGGATCCCACTAGTAGTTTGCTAGAGAAGGCAGAGGCTCTATTGTTGAAAATTTACCTCCACTGTCCCCAGGAACGGTCAACTATTGACCAAATATTGACAGAAAATGATCTTTTATTTAGCTTTGCTCACCATCGTTTACTGTGGCAAAAAATTGACCAGGTGCGGGAGCATTTTAATTTGGACTCCGACCCCGATAATCAGTTGCCCTTGTTAGTGCAATTAGCCTATCTGGAGCAGGAGGAGGACTTTAAGCCCGTCGAATCCCTGTTTCAACTGACGGAAACCAGCGAGGAAGAACTGTTTCAGGCTAATCTGCGAATCCCAGAGGCGATCGCTATTATGGAAAAAGTTCCCTGGGAAAATTATCAAAAGCATTGCTTTGGTAAACTGCAACAGTTGGATCCCTGCACCCAGGCAGAAGATTTTCGTTATTATCAACAGCAATGGCAAAAGGCCCGACAAGAAATTCAACGGCTGGAGAGTCAACGACTGAACCCACCGGTCAATTGA
- the psbA gene encoding photosystem II q(b) protein, translated as MTTTLQQRESASLWEQFCQWVTSTNNRIYVGWFGTLMIPTLLTATTCFIIAFIAAPPVDIDGIREPVAGSLLYGNNIISGAVVPSSNAIGLHFYPIWEAASLDEWLYNGGPYQLVVFHFLIGIFCYMGRQWELSYRLGMRPWICVAYSAPVSAATAVFLIYPIGQGSFSDGMPLGISGTFNFMIVFQAEHNILMHPFHMLGVAGVFGGSLFSAMHGSLVTSSLVRETTEVESQNYGYKFGQEEETYNIVAAHGYFGRLIFQYASFNNSRSLHFFLGAWPVIGIWFTAMGVSTMAFNLNGFNFNQSILDSQGRVIGTWADVLNRANIGFEVMHERNAHNFPLDLASGEQAPVALTAPAING; from the coding sequence ATGACAACGACTCTCCAACAGCGCGAAAGCGCTTCCTTGTGGGAACAGTTTTGTCAGTGGGTAACATCTACCAACAACCGGATTTATGTCGGTTGGTTCGGTACTCTGATGATCCCCACCCTCTTAACTGCCACCACCTGCTTCATCATTGCCTTCATCGCCGCTCCTCCCGTTGACATCGACGGTATCCGTGAGCCCGTTGCTGGTTCTTTGCTCTACGGTAACAACATCATTTCTGGTGCTGTTGTACCTTCTTCCAACGCCATTGGTCTGCACTTCTACCCCATCTGGGAAGCTGCTTCCCTAGATGAGTGGTTGTACAACGGTGGTCCTTACCAGTTGGTAGTATTCCACTTCCTCATCGGCATTTTCTGCTACATGGGTCGTCAGTGGGAACTTTCCTACCGCTTGGGTATGCGTCCTTGGATTTGTGTGGCTTACTCTGCCCCCGTATCCGCTGCCACCGCTGTATTCTTGATTTACCCCATTGGTCAAGGCTCCTTCTCTGATGGTATGCCCTTGGGTATTTCTGGTACCTTCAACTTCATGATCGTGTTCCAAGCTGAGCACAACATCTTGATGCACCCCTTCCACATGTTAGGTGTGGCTGGTGTGTTCGGTGGTTCTTTGTTCTCCGCCATGCACGGTTCCTTGGTAACCTCCTCCTTGGTGCGTGAAACCACCGAAGTTGAATCCCAAAACTACGGTTACAAATTCGGCCAAGAAGAAGAAACCTACAACATCGTTGCCGCCCACGGCTACTTTGGTCGGTTGATCTTCCAATATGCTTCTTTCAACAACAGCCGTTCCTTGCACTTCTTCTTGGGTGCTTGGCCTGTTATCGGCATCTGGTTCACTGCGATGGGTGTAAGCACCATGGCGTTCAACCTGAACGGTTTCAACTTCAACCAGTCCATCTTGGATAGCCAAGGTCGGGTAATCGGCACCTGGGCTGATGTGTTGAACCGTGCCAACATCGGTTTTGAAGTAATGCACGAACGCAATGCCCACAACTTCCCCCTCGACTTAGCTTCTGGGGAGCAAGCTCCTGTGGCTTTGACCGCTCCTGCTATCAATGGTTAA
- a CDS encoding aromatic ring-hydroxylating dioxygenase subunit alpha has protein sequence MSALSSHSQALSVLRTTPINFNHWYVVAQAGELGQGPLGVILWEKQIAIYRDQEGQVRAVEDRCPHRQVKLSEGKVLGNNLECAYHGWQFDTQGHCTKIPYFSEAQKLPPCRLRTYPVQEKDGFIWLYPGDLDYLASHGPEPLAIPEWHHLNYIGSFAAFDCPGHFSYLIENLMDMHHGHLHDNYQAWASASLRQIETSGDRVVVDYDAQSYYKIDKIWSISQLFFPALRRLHPENLRVSYIYPHWSSTLGADFKIYCLFCPVSPNQTKAYLVHFTSLEAFPKLHKLPIAFRSFLKNWLSGTARPLLEGLIDQDIRMITQEQAAFEQNPDRQNVEVNPALAKVQQLIRQQASESA, from the coding sequence ATGAGCGCTCTTTCTTCCCATAGTCAAGCATTATCTGTGCTTCGTACTACCCCGATCAATTTCAACCATTGGTATGTGGTGGCCCAGGCGGGGGAATTGGGCCAGGGACCGCTGGGAGTTATTCTTTGGGAAAAGCAGATCGCTATTTATCGGGATCAGGAGGGCCAGGTGCGGGCGGTGGAGGATCGTTGTCCCCATCGTCAGGTGAAATTGAGTGAAGGGAAGGTGTTGGGCAATAATTTAGAGTGTGCTTACCATGGCTGGCAGTTTGATACCCAGGGTCATTGTACGAAGATTCCGTACTTTAGCGAAGCTCAAAAACTTCCTCCTTGTCGTTTGCGCACCTATCCTGTGCAGGAAAAAGATGGGTTTATTTGGCTTTATCCAGGCGATTTAGATTATCTTGCTAGCCATGGACCGGAACCCTTGGCCATACCGGAGTGGCACCATTTAAACTACATTGGTAGCTTTGCCGCCTTTGATTGTCCTGGTCACTTTTCCTATTTGATCGAAAATTTAATGGATATGCACCATGGGCATTTGCATGATAATTACCAGGCTTGGGCCTCCGCTTCCCTACGACAAATTGAAACTAGTGGCGATCGGGTAGTGGTGGACTACGACGCCCAAAGTTATTACAAAATTGATAAAATCTGGTCCATTTCCCAACTATTCTTCCCAGCCCTACGGCGATTGCATCCAGAAAATTTACGGGTGAGCTATATTTATCCCCATTGGTCATCTACGTTGGGGGCAGACTTTAAAATTTACTGCCTATTTTGTCCTGTTTCTCCTAATCAAACCAAAGCTTATTTAGTTCATTTTACTTCCCTAGAAGCTTTTCCTAAACTGCATAAATTACCCATTGCCTTTAGAAGTTTTTTGAAAAATTGGTTATCCGGAACAGCCCGGCCTTTGCTGGAGGGGTTGATTGACCAAGATATTCGCATGATTACCCAGGAACAAGCAGCGTTTGAACAAAATCCCGATCGCCAAAATGTGGAAGTTAACCCAGCCCTAGCTAAGGTACAGCAATTAATTCGTCAACAGGCCTCGGAGAGTGCATGA
- a CDS encoding L-threonylcarbamoyladenylate synthase: MPLVSQSELVSAAIAHRVVSFPTDTVPALAVRPENSGLIYELKQRETSKPLILMAATVEQIFPYLAGSQRERQVWQAIMAKYWPGALTLVLPSGEKLPPEINPRQDRTIGVRIPDQAIALEILLQTGPLATTSANLSGQPPLEKLVDIAETFPIVNCLDCLSLEQQGPIGKGLPSTVAQWDEANEIFRILRQGEVVLQDY; the protein is encoded by the coding sequence GTGCCCCTAGTCAGTCAATCGGAGTTAGTCTCAGCGGCGATCGCCCATCGGGTGGTCAGTTTTCCCACGGACACAGTGCCGGCCTTGGCGGTGCGTCCAGAAAACTCAGGTTTAATTTATGAGCTTAAACAACGAGAAACTAGTAAACCATTGATTCTCATGGCGGCAACCGTGGAGCAAATTTTTCCTTACCTGGCAGGCAGTCAACGGGAAAGACAAGTGTGGCAGGCAATAATGGCAAAATATTGGCCCGGTGCGTTAACCCTAGTTTTGCCGTCCGGTGAGAAGTTGCCCCCGGAAATTAACCCTCGCCAAGACCGAACCATTGGGGTCCGCATTCCCGATCAGGCGATCGCCTTGGAAATTTTGCTGCAAACGGGCCCCTTGGCCACCACCAGTGCCAATTTATCGGGACAGCCCCCCCTGGAAAAGTTGGTCGATATTGCCGAAACTTTCCCTATTGTAAACTGCTTGGATTGTCTCAGTCTGGAGCAACAGGGACCAATTGGTAAAGGTCTGCCGTCCACCGTTGCCCAATGGGATGAAGCAAACGAAATCTTTCGAATTCTGCGCCAAGGAGAAGTTGTGTTGCAGGATTATTGA
- a CDS encoding ATP-binding cassette domain-containing protein: MTSLIRLIGVSTTDLTGSTVLLNNISLHIDHGQIIGLQGRSGAGKTTLLRLLNRLQEISQGTIFYNEKALNKYPIQQLRQEIVLVPQEPKLLGMTVEESLIYPLELQKVSKTECQRRRIRACDIWEIPSDWLDRNELQLSVGQRQLVTLVRATMLSPRILLLDEPTSALDPALAQRVLTQLKLINQENGTTMVMVNHTPKYLESFCQRIFTLNQGQLGQEITLKKN; encoded by the coding sequence ATGACTTCTTTAATTAGACTAATCGGGGTTAGCACCACGGACTTAACCGGCTCCACCGTTTTACTTAATAATATTTCTCTCCACATTGACCATGGACAAATTATTGGTCTGCAAGGGCGATCGGGGGCAGGTAAAACTACATTGCTACGGCTATTAAATCGACTTCAGGAAATAAGTCAAGGTACTATCTTTTATAATGAAAAAGCTTTAAATAAATACCCAATTCAGCAACTGCGTCAAGAAATAGTTTTAGTGCCCCAGGAGCCAAAACTTTTAGGTATGACAGTGGAAGAAAGCTTAATTTATCCCCTAGAATTACAGAAAGTCAGCAAAACAGAATGTCAACGGCGACGGATTCGAGCCTGTGATATTTGGGAAATTCCCAGTGATTGGCTAGACCGCAACGAGTTACAGCTTTCTGTGGGGCAAAGGCAATTGGTTACCCTGGTGCGAGCCACCATGTTAAGTCCCCGGATTCTTCTGTTGGATGAACCTACTTCGGCCCTTGATCCGGCCCTAGCTCAAAGGGTTTTGACCCAGCTAAAATTGATAAACCAAGAGAATGGCACCACCATGGTTATGGTTAACCACACACCGAAATATTTAGAAAGTTTTTGTCAACGTATTTTTACCCTTAACCAAGGACAATTAGGACAGGAAATTACTCTCAAAAAAAATTAG